The following DNA comes from Xyrauchen texanus isolate HMW12.3.18 chromosome 21, RBS_HiC_50CHRs, whole genome shotgun sequence.
aaaaacacgtaaacgttggctttgcgttaatacactactaatgacctgcaactgaatactagtgttaattttgtcagctgttttttttatttgatttagtcttagtcttaactaaaaaggacatttgacacagaatttatcatatttagtcaaccttatcctatttttattttagttgacaaagtcaGGGCTTTTTAAGGTAGTTTtaatcaatgaaaactgttgacattttagtcatattttagtaacatttagtcatattgacattttagtcactgaacactgtaaacattttagccataagagtattactGATAAAcatttgtcatatatatatatatatatacacacacacacacacacacacacacacacacatacatacatacacacacattttgttgttgttgtcatttttcaTGATAAGGTTGATCTTAACATGATGAGCTCATGATGAtgacgttgcgagctgcagacagcgaaggtgagagacgagcatctccgtgttaccgtgcgttcagaccagaggtggcAAGAGTGTAAAAATTTGCAATGCTAAGGAAGATTCGTGgacacgtccacacatgcacttatttatataataaaatctgAGCAATTTTGCTGTCATAcaaatcgcacaggctgacattgcgattgtgatatgattaatcgtgcagcactagttagtacctaccaaaagtggtcaaagaaaggacaaccggtgaactggcgacagggtcatgggcgcacAAAACTCATTGATGcatgtggggagcgaaggctagcccgtctggtccgattccacagaagagctactgtagcacaagttcccatgctgacccctgtccactgccaaaAGCACCTGCAATGGGCATGTGAGCTTCAGatctggaccatggagcaaaggaagaaggtggcctggtcggatgaatcacattttcttttagatcatgtggatggccgggtgCGTCATTtatctggggaagagatggcagcaggatgcactatgtgTAGTCCATGCAtcaacgggtcagagctgtttttgcGGCACGAGGGAATCCTGCACAATTTTAgtctggtggttttaatgttgtggctcattggtgtatatatacacaaacagtaAAGATGAGCTACTAGATAaggtttttaattataatttacaagataagaagttggagacacaataaCCGACAGTTCCAAAAAACTATCTgcccgattaatcggtaaaatcgATATATATCAATCTATCTCTCTACTACATAAATAGAAGTCCATTTCATCAGCACAGCATCGTGTACCCATTCAAGCACAATATCGATATAATGCATAACGCATTCAATctttatgttgttgttattgttgaaaATACATCATTGGATTACAGGAAGCACAAGATCACATGTCTGCAACAGGACTATCTGATAAAACCAACATGTGAATGTGTCTTGATAATAAAGGTTGGTGCACAAACACTTATCAAGGGCCCTTCCCCTAACCTTTGACACATAATAATATTCACTGTGGAAAAGCACATATTCAAGAGTACAATTTATAATATGATCATGAAATCTCAAGGACCAAGATAAAGTTATTGTTGCAGCATTATAAGAGACATGGGAGAATTGGTCACCTACCCCTGCCAAGTCATCAGGACTCCCAAACATGCTGCACATACTGGGGGACAGACTGGTGGGCTCAATGTCACTGCCTGTGAAATCATCCTCCGACTCCTCAAACGATGAAGCAGATGATAATCCAGCAGAAGAGGAGCTGGATAGTTTTCGGTGGAGCAAATAGGGCGACGGGGAAGCGCCACAGCCACTGTCCGAGCAGGGCGAGTCATCATCGGTATGCAGGTCCAGTGAAAACCCACCCATAGAGAGCGTCAAATCCCTAATATGCGGGCTGTGTGCGCCGTCTTGGCCAGGAGCGAACTCATCAGAAGTGACAATTAGTTTAGGAATAGTCCCAGTGAAGGGGCTTGAGGTTTGTTCAGGAGGAGTGGGTTGCTCCTCTTCCCTGTGTGTATAGGTGCCACACCGGCATTCTTGCAGAGATGTTTTCAGCTTTTTGGTCATTTCTTTGGCTAATGGAGACGAGCAACTGAACACGCAAGCGTTTGTAGTCTGCTCTACCAGAAAGTCGGGTGTGTTCAGACACTGGGTCAGACGTTCCTCCGCAACTGTGCCTGAAGTCACGGCATCTCCTTGCAACACTGTTTCCATGTCCCACCGCGAGACGCCACACTCATGGTTTTCCTGTGGCACTCCTTTCTCTCCTCTTCGGGAATCCGAGACGGAACCGAAGCTCGCATCGATAGAGAAGTCCGTCTCCCATCTCGAAATTATCAAGTTTTCGGACACATGTTGATTACCGGTAGAACGCTTGTTTAAAAACTCTCTGTTCAGTCTTTTTGGCTCATGAACACTTACGCGAGATTTCCCTACTTTAAAATTGTCCTGCCAGCACGTCTGAACGCTTTGCAGCGCCTTAGTTTTCATCGGATTCTCGTCAAACCGGTCACCGGTATGTTCCACACAAACAACTCCTCGAATGCGCTCTCGTATGGCGCTCACTGTGCAATGTGAAGCGCTACCACAGCTGAAAGAgagtgattggcccattctgcataCCGTACAGCTCAATCACAcggtcgtgtctagaagggatccctctctcGTCAATCTCGCGAGATTCTTACACGGCGTTAATTTAAAGTCGCAGAGCAATGAGGAGCGCtcgtaaaataatatttttttaattgtcaatttTGATGAACAGTCATTTTTGATGATCttttcaagctctaaaataaCACATTCGATAAGCTTAACTCTACACCTGTTACTTTCAGTCATAAGTTATTGTTGTTGACTGAAGAAATCATCCAGTTGTGTGTCTGACTGGGTGGTCAAGCGGTAACAGTCATTTCTCGGATAAGAAGTCCTGTGTTGTAATCTACTCAGATGGAAGTacaaattttaataaacaaagattgCATGCGCACTTCACTGGACATATAGGCCTATCTTAAGTTGGGacacatttatttgcatttttttttttttttgcgattcTACTGGAAAGGAGCACAtgctgcggaacacaaacaaaatcgTCACAAGaatcatttaacattttacagttcTAAAAGAAATAAACGCCTACAaacaacataattttatttattattagaagtattattaaagaaaattattaagAGTGGATTCAAGAAACAGGATGGGGAAAACTGGGTCAAAAGGAGGATTATAACCCAAATCTTCTGCATAGAAGTAAATAattttcaggaatggtttgaggaacaagaCAAATAGTTCAAGGTGTTTACTTGGTCTCTAAATTCCCCAGATGTCAATCCGATTCAGCatttatgggatgtgctggactacatccgatccatggaggccccagcttgcaacttacaggacttaaaggatctgctgcttacgtcttggtgccagataccacaggacaccttcagaggtcttatgGGGTtcatgcctcgatgggtcagagctgttttggcggcacgagggggacctacacaatattaggcaggtgggttTAATGTTGCGGCTGATCAATGAATATTTTCTTGAAATTTGCTTCTCCTGCATTCcaagtaaacaaaaaaatcagCATATTTGTCTCCCTCCAGTGTTTAAAGAGTAAAAGTACCACGTGTATAACTTGAACCTTATGGTTCATCAAACTGCAGTGTTTGCAAGCACTGGACtgcactacacacacatatacccacACAGACAATTACCAGGTAAAATGTGCTGCTTTTCAACTATCAAATCACACAGGTATAAACTAGCTGTTTTACAGTAAATTCTAGTTTATGACTTGACATTCAGTTTGACCACAGGGCACTCTCAAGACCACATTTACCACAGTAGTTATTCAGTATCTACCAAAATATAACAAGAAAATTATTCTGTAACATCTATAAAGATGTTAAGTATACTTAAAAATAGAttgcatatattttttaatacattttagcaaACTTCAAgtataatacataataatgtaAGATCTCCTCTGTAAGCATTGATATATTCTGCCATAagtttgtgacaaaaaaaaaatcccccacTGAGATACAGGAAGTGAAAAATTAACAACAGCTCTTGCTGTGAGGTTGCATGCACAGACCACAATTACAATAAGCCTTTATACAGTTCTCATTGCCTGACTTATTAACCCTGATGCTCTGTAAAACAAATTAGGACACATGTAACAAACATCATATTGGTGGTTTGATAATGACTGTGAACTAAATCTCAGTTTCACCCTCATCTTGACTATTAGTATTAGGTATCAAGTAATCAATCACAGTGTCTTAGGGCAGATTGGAATTGTACAAACACATTTACGATTACCTCATTAATAAATCTTCAGTTTTAAAGAACATTTgagacaatgtatttaaaaaatgaagtCTGGAACATTTGACCCTCatataaataattcaaaataaattctCATGAACTATTTTAAAGAATAAGCGACTGTTCCTGAAGTAGctattttaaagttaaaggtatagttcacacaaaaattaaaattctctcatcagttacttaAGCAATAAGGCATGATATGCCgtgcaatattgtgaatataatcATGGCTGAAGGGCATTGTTAGGCATGACGtgaatctctactttcactttcaaaatgtgaaataatgtgaaagtgggCTTTAATAGTAAAAActaacttcaatattgatctgtttctcacccacacttatcatatctcttgtgaagatatggattaaaccactggagtcttattgattaattgtatgctgcctatatgtgcttttggacctttccattccacttgcattgtatggaaatacagagctatttttctaaaatcttcatttgtgttcagcagaagaaagacattcaCATTTGGGATAGCAtaagtgtgtgtaaatgatgaaagaattttcatttttgagtgtactatccctttaagggaacAACGAACACCTGTACTTTCATGGCTAAAGAACAGAGTTCAGACAGCAATGCTCTTAAAATATTGTGATCTGTTTAATGTGCATTAAAACACAGGATTAGGGCTGATACACAGTCAAGTTTAAAGTAGAGAGTGGCTCTCTTCCCTCTGTGAGCATTCAGAGCAAAACACACCCAAAGACCATAACACACACTTGTGCTGTCTGCAGAACACACAAGGTGAAACATGCACGCAAATATATTTGCTCAAGTTTCTGTCACTTGGAGACTTCTGATGCACATATATCAGAGTCTTACACCTACATACTTCATCTATATTTATCAGAAAAATAACATGTGAGATTTTGCCAAGAAGAAAAGAATACAAATCTGAAGGCAAAACGCATAATCTTTGTTATCTCTACATGTTAACTGAATTCTGTTTTTCTCCCAAAAAGGTACATAATATATACTCAAGAGCATCTTAGTAATTATTTGGAGCtccaacaaaaatataattaaaattatatatatatttaagatggTATTAAGTTGCAGTCTGAACAGAATAGTTCCTGTCAAGGTCATAAATGACAGTATAACAACACTGATTTCTGCACACTCACATTTGAACTGCACAGGTAATAATATTGAAACACTTGTGCATATAGATATACTAGTGCTTCTTTTCCATAATCAGAGTAGGAGGACATTGTCTGGTATATCTAGAGAGgaagtttagaaaaaaaaaaatgaatcactAAATATCCCCATCCCTCTAGATTTCTAATACAGCAGTGAGCAGCAGGACACCATGTAAGTGTATGCATGTCATGGACACAATGTCCCATTATAAGACTCTAGAGTGCAAAACATGTGGCTTAACCTTTTTACAGTTAAAATTGCACACCATACTATATATCACACCGTACACATAAACAGACAGTTGAAAAATTGTTAATTCTTTGAAACCCAAAATGGGGTGGGGGGTTGTAATACATTCCTCTCGAGAATAAAATAGTATTATGTTATTTAATAGATAGTTGTGTAAGATAGTTGCATACATTCTCACATTCGCACGAGGTGCCAGGTAAAAAGTCTGGCTTAATATAATATTTGTCACATATAAGTCACAGAGCAGGATGATACCACTCATATGGCTATATTTCTAtgttatacataaataaataaataaatacagacatAAAACAAAGCTAAACTATATTGGTTAGAATGAAAGATTTTAGAAAGCTAGTGCTCTACACATAAAAAGATCTTTACAGACTATCAATAAAATCATCATAATTCAATCCTCACTGTAGTAGTAGATTTGATATTAGACACTGTGATTATGTTTACATTCAAATTGACACACAGACAAAACAGAGAGAGGAAGGTTTTGTTAAGAGGTGTTCATTTTGGCTTCTTTTATGGAGAAGGCCATGTAGTGTAGAAAATACCTGCTTCCATCTCTCTGAAACACAATTTTAAGCTAATGTCTCTAATTTAGTCAAACACATGGGGACATCAAAAGGTATTATGAGGGAATTTACATGGGCAGTTGGGCAGTTTGATGTGTTATTTCTTAAGATGAGGGTCGAGAGAACAGAATCAAGGCCACAGTCGGTCATTTATCCCTTCTTTTGGCTATTTTTCACAATTTTATCTTTGACCCTCATAGCTGAAATTAtactcagacacacaaacacacacacacactttctaagATGAAGAATTAGCCAAGTTGATCCTCGTATTGCTTCCTGAAACAGTCACCAGCAGGGTAGAAGTCCCAGCATCGCTCCTGGTACATTTTCCACACATATGACTCctgcaaagagaaagaaaatgtaataatcaaagaaagaatacattttaaattcagcAATTGTAATGTACTAACTTGTAAAGAagtaaactgattttttttaattttttaattttttactaaaTACAATGAGATTGAACATTGATAGGAATAAATACGATTACCTGTCCTGTGTGCTCCGTTTCAtctttattgattaaatacatcaGGAAGAACCTGCAGGGCAGAAAAGAAAGggattaaaaataagaaaacgaAATATTTATCATCTCACTGTTGCGCAGTAAAATATGTTGTAATCCACTTACATGTAGTTGGCTAAATTGTGCTCCTCCAGTGTATGTGTCTCAAAGCCATGCGGAGTCGAGTCAAAGTAGTCGCTTCCAATTCCACAGATGAAGCACTTAGTCTAtgaaaacacaagaaaaatgaatggatatacacaatatatatatatatatatataataattgaaTGCTGTTCCTCATTATGGATTAGTTTTCATGGAACctcattatgtttttatattgaaaaATGTTGGTGTCAAAAGAGTAACATCTGTAGTTTGATCTGATGTGCCAATTTGAAAATTTCAGTGATTTATCACAAGAGAGCAGGGTTAATGTTAATCATGTTGTCCTCGTACGAGGACATGGGGACTTTATTAATGAAAAACCCAAGACCCGTCTGAaagctggaaaatgctgcctttcgGAGACTTTATAtggaggcaggatgaaaataaggtgccttTCAAACTATTCTGAGATCAATGCATTCCTACAATATGCTGTatgttaagccattaactgattaggcagcaaggtacTAGTATAGCCGCCTTATGCAGCCAAgtgtacaaattacattttgcactGATCGACGTGATTGGTAGTCATTGAATTATGTCGAACAATACATAGATTTAGAATTGATGGAGCTAATTTctgatttttctttttgaaattaacaatttttattgattcacacacatatatatatatatatatatatatatatatatatatatatatatatatatatatattttatatatacctcataaaacaaaacatatatacaaagaATCAAATTTAACCCcaactattacccctcccaatacCACCAAGTGGTGTAGCTGAAGAtacctaaaacattttttttcaaaggATTTCATTGCACCACTCTCATAAAGatcaccgagtgtattaaccccccttgtgatccactctgaccaacaaaaaaaggggacttattaatgcgTAGTTTGAGGTTTAGCCAtaggctcgaggcaacatttacataaatatttgaattaaacactctggacacttttgcaATGTGAAACAACGGGGTGTGATTTAACTTAATGGAATTAatggaaaggctttgcaatggcaaaatatgggCAATAACTTCTTGTTCAATGcagaaccagggaggggctctttcaggtggaagcgaccaatgagccaaatgtctgagaccgaaaaCATAATAATTAAACAGAATCTTAGGTAGGCCTAGTCCACcctgtcaatcggcctatgcaccTTATTCAAATGTAATCTGGGGCGCTTACCACTCCAAATAAAAGAATTTGCTATACTCTCAAATTGCAAATTTTGTACAtaatttttacatctaactggatcagggaagttttcacttggatctttgtcctttttaagaatcagactgatccaggcttgtgtcatggttggtggaagctttccattctttaatgattccataaaatcttctaacaaaagtggagccagttctgtagcaaaaGATTTGAAAAACTAATCGGCAAAGCTGTCAGGCCCCAGAGCATTGCCTGTAagcagggccttaattacctcatcaagctcctccaaggttatctaagaatcaagataatttttttgctcagtcgtcagcttaggaagttctaatggttccacaaaatttgtaatatcttcatcagtagacgaagatgtggaaccaTAGAGATCACagtagaattctttaaaagcattattagtATCAATGGCCATGGTAAAAACGTACCACcaacagatttcactgagggaatagcAGAAGTAATTTCTGATTTTTCAAATGCTACAGCACTAGCTACCACTTCTTTGTTTGACAATGcagagagagaacattgagattttgttgccaaagtatgtgtatatatatatatatatatatatatatattaaaattgatACAAAAAactactttctatagcttggtattaatTAAAATCTGATAACATAGTCCCACTGtccccatatgaggacatacattttttagaAAACTATTTGCTTTTCTAAGAGATTAGTTTGCATggttattaggtgctactagttacaactCACAGATGGAAATAGGAAATGTGGGATCATATGCAAAAACTTTGGAACATTAAGGACTGATGATATTCTTATTTGGTAACAATGTTGTAacagtgtcatttcttcagtattGCTTAAGGCAAAATATCAATCTTTGTCAATGAATGCATTTGGCcctgaaatatataaatagaaaatatggCCCACTGTTGGGAGTATGTTTAAGACAGTATTTCGTCATGTTGGACATT
Coding sequences within:
- the LOC127661316 gene encoding inositol-trisphosphate 3-kinase C-like, whose protein sequence is MGQSLSFSCGSASHCTVSAIRERIRGVVCVEHTGDRFDENPMKTKALQSVQTCWQDNFKVGKSRVSVHEPKRLNREFLNKRSTGNQHVSENLIISRWETDFSIDASFGSVSDSRRGEKGVPQENHECGVSRWDMETVLQGDAVTSGTVAEERLTQCLNTPDFLVEQTTNACVFSCSSPLAKEMTKKLKTSLQECRCGTYTHREEEQPTPPEQTSSPFTGTIPKLIVTSDEFAPGQDGAHSPHIRDLTLSMGGFSLDLHTDDDSPCSDSGCGASPSPYLLHRKLSSSSSAGLSSASSFEESEDDFTGSDIEPTSLSPSMCSMFGSPDDLAGTKSWRKLKTMVHCSPFVVSFTKRYPWVQLAGHAGSFQAGEYGKLLKKYCECEHQCLQKLMNDQLCPFVPGYHGVVQRNDQDYNLMDDLLADFNSPSIMDCKMGSRTYLEEELVKARERPRLRKDMYEKMVAVDPGAPSPEERAQQAVLKPRYMQWRETLSSTATLGFRIEGIKKSDGTCNTNFKKTKHKEHVMKALDDFVDGNSQLLRSYLQRLEELRSTLETSEFFRTHEVVGSSLLFVHDASGLARVWMIDFGKTVPLPPPQTLDHRTPWAEGNREDGYLWGLDNLIQIFGDLLHDTASPLP